Sequence from the Microbacterium dextranolyticum genome:
GACCGACGGCACGTGGAAGAACGGCACGCCGAAGCTGCGCACGTCTTCGGCGGTGGCGGTGTGGTTGGAGATCACCATCGGGATCGTCACCGGCAGGTCGCCGCGACGGTGCCGCCACAGCAGGTCGAGCAGACAGTGGTCCTGCTTCGAGGCCAGGATCGCCATGCGTTTGGGGACCGACTGATCGGTCAGCGACCACTCGAGCCCGAACTCCCCGAGCGTGCGGGCGATGTCGGCCTCGATCGCCGGCCGGTCGGCGGCGAAGTCGGGGCGGTGGAACACGATCCTCTGGAAGTACGCCCCGCCGCGATGGTCGTCGGAGAACTGGTCGAAGGCCACGATGTTCCCGCCGATGCGCGTGATCATCGCCGACACCGCGGCGACGATCCCCGGCTGATCGCTGCCGTAGGAGACGAGGCAGGCGTGATCGGTCGGCAGGTGGGCGCTGTGTTCGGGAGCCATTCTTCGATTCTGCCGCAGGCGAGGGGGCACCTCGGCATCGGCGTCCGCGCGACCTCGACGCGTCGGGTCTGCGCGGACGCCGGTGGGGGAGCCGTGACGGACTCAGGCGCGGCGCGCGCCTTCGCCGAGGGTCTGCAGCTTCGCCCACGCGATATCGGGGTGGATGCGCCCGCCGAGCCCGCAGTCGGTCGAGGCGATCACCCGGTCGGCGCCGACGATGTCGGTGAAGCGGCGGATGCGCTGCGCGACGAGCTCGGGGTGTTCCACCACGTTGGTCGCGTGGCTCACGACGCCGGGGACGAGCACCAGGTCGTCGGGCACCGCGGCATCCGCCCATGCGCCGAACTCGTGCTCGTGACGGACGTTTCCCGCCTCGAACGAGATCGACCCGACGTTCGCCTGCAGGACGACGGGCAGGATGTCTTTCAGCTCGACGTCGGTCGTGTGCGGACCGTGCCACGAGCCCCAGCACAGGTGCAGGCGCACCTGCTCTTTCGGAAGGCCCGCGATCGCGTGGTTGATCGCGTCGATGCGGATCCTCGTGAATGCCTGGTAGTCGGCGATCGAGGGCTCGGGGCTGATCTGGTCGAAGTTCTCGGCGAGCGACGGGTCGTCGAGCTGCAGGATGAGTCCCGCCTCGACGATGGCCCGGTACTCCTCGCGGAGGGCGTCGGCCCACGCGAAGATGTGCTCCTCGTCGGTCGCGTAGTACTCGTTGCGCACGCGTGCCGCAGATCCGGGCGCGATCGCGGTGAGGAAGCCCTGCTCGCCGCCCCGGAGCGCGGCGGTGAGGTTTCGGATGTCGGATGCCACCGCGTCCTGCCCGCGGTAGGTCAGCGGGCCCGTCGTCGTCGGGAAGGCGGTCGCCGTCTGTCCGGCCTCGACGGCCTCGGCGTAGACGGCCGGGAAGAGCTGGCGGTCGCGACGGCCGAGGAAGTTCGTCAGCCGGACGTTCCCGGGAGACGACTCGACCGGCGGCTCGTTGAACGCGTTGACCTCGGTCAGCGACAGGCCGGCCACACGCTGGAAGGAGTACGACCACCAGGCGCCGTAGTCGACGGCGTTCGACATCGCCTTGCCGAATTCGCCGTCGCCGACGAGCGTGATGCCCGCCGCGCGCTGCCGCTCGACGACGTCGGCGACGGCCGCTGCCGTGAGAGCGTCGAACTCCGGCGTCGACTGCAGCGT
This genomic interval carries:
- the purU gene encoding formyltetrahydrofolate deformylase translates to MAPEHSAHLPTDHACLVSYGSDQPGIVAAVSAMITRIGGNIVAFDQFSDDHRGGAYFQRIVFHRPDFAADRPAIEADIARTLGEFGLEWSLTDQSVPKRMAILASKQDHCLLDLLWRHRRGDLPVTIPMVISNHTATAEDVRSFGVPFFHVPSVVGPDKSASEEEILKLLVGNVDFVVLARYMQILSPEFLDRLGVPVINIHHSFLPAFIGAEPYKKAKERGVKLIGATSHYVTGDLDEGPIIEQDTVRVTHAESSAELARRGADVERQVLSRAVLWHAQDRVIRQGNHTIIF
- a CDS encoding cobalamin-independent methionine synthase II family protein codes for the protein MSAVPTTTSGSLPRTAALIDANGARTLADDGFTLQSTPEFDALTAAAVADVVERQRAAGITLVGDGEFGKAMSNAVDYGAWWSYSFQRVAGLSLTEVNAFNEPPVESSPGNVRLTNFLGRRDRQLFPAVYAEAVEAGQTATAFPTTTGPLTYRGQDAVASDIRNLTAALRGGEQGFLTAIAPGSAARVRNEYYATDEEHIFAWADALREEYRAIVEAGLILQLDDPSLAENFDQISPEPSIADYQAFTRIRIDAINHAIAGLPKEQVRLHLCWGSWHGPHTTDVELKDILPVVLQANVGSISFEAGNVRHEHEFGAWADAAVPDDLVLVPGVVSHATNVVEHPELVAQRIRRFTDIVGADRVIASTDCGLGGRIHPDIAWAKLQTLGEGARRA